The Micromonospora sp. NBC_01740 genome includes a window with the following:
- a CDS encoding NUDIX hydrolase, with translation MQLVIGIVRRGDEILLVRESLGANGEMLWSLPGGGVQDGEVFHEALRREMQEETGLVVGDPVATAFVMHIDSERYPSALAIAFEINDWEGETLPEDDEIAEAAFFPLPEALKLIGQLESDNQREPILGYLTGEVPAGTTWIWRNRDDREVLLGRW, from the coding sequence GTGCAGCTTGTCATCGGCATCGTCCGGCGAGGCGACGAGATCCTGCTGGTGCGGGAGAGCCTCGGCGCGAATGGCGAGATGCTCTGGTCGCTCCCCGGCGGCGGCGTCCAGGACGGCGAGGTCTTCCACGAGGCGCTGCGGCGGGAGATGCAGGAGGAGACCGGCCTGGTGGTCGGCGACCCGGTCGCCACCGCGTTCGTGATGCACATCGACTCCGAGCGGTACCCGTCGGCACTCGCGATCGCGTTCGAGATCAACGACTGGGAGGGCGAGACCCTGCCGGAGGACGACGAGATCGCCGAGGCGGCGTTCTTCCCGCTGCCGGAGGCCCTCAAGCTGATCGGGCAGCTCGAGAGCGACAACCAGCGGGAGCCGATCCTCGGTTACCTGACCGGTGAGGTGCCGGCCGGCACCACCTGGATCTGGCGCAACCGGGACGACCGGGAGGTCCTGCTCGGGCGCTGGTGA
- a CDS encoding alpha/beta hydrolase family protein: MHIHEEFFTVGGVPAVRWTQDDDTTAPRPLILLGHGGGQHKTAPGILHRAHRFVTSGFTAVCVDVPNHGDRPTDDRYQDIATEIQARVDSGDELAPLLAEFQALVAEQTVPEWRAVLDHLGSEAVGYWGVSLGCGLGVPFVAAEPRVRAAVLGLGGAAAPASAVAAAQITVPIEFLVQWDDERVPREQSLALFDAFGSAEKTLHANPGRHGDRLPEHELDSAVRFFTRHLMPR; the protein is encoded by the coding sequence ATGCACATCCACGAAGAGTTCTTCACCGTCGGTGGCGTCCCCGCTGTCAGGTGGACCCAGGACGACGACACCACCGCCCCTCGCCCGCTGATCCTCCTCGGCCACGGCGGCGGCCAGCACAAGACCGCCCCCGGCATCCTGCACCGCGCCCACCGCTTCGTGACCAGCGGATTCACGGCCGTCTGCGTGGACGTTCCGAACCACGGCGACCGGCCGACCGACGACCGTTACCAGGACATCGCCACCGAGATCCAAGCCCGCGTCGACTCCGGCGACGAGCTGGCCCCGCTGCTCGCCGAGTTCCAGGCCCTCGTCGCCGAGCAGACCGTACCGGAGTGGCGGGCCGTCCTGGACCACCTCGGGTCGGAAGCCGTCGGCTACTGGGGAGTGTCGCTGGGATGCGGGCTCGGCGTGCCGTTCGTGGCCGCTGAGCCCCGGGTCCGCGCGGCGGTGCTGGGCCTGGGCGGCGCCGCGGCCCCGGCTTCCGCCGTAGCCGCCGCACAGATCACCGTGCCGATCGAGTTCCTGGTCCAGTGGGACGACGAGCGGGTGCCCCGCGAGCAGAGCCTGGCTCTGTTCGACGCGTTCGGCTCGGCCGAGAAGACCTTGCACGCCAACCCGGGCCGCCACGGCGACCGGCTCCCGGAGCATGAGCTGGACAGCGCGGTCCGGTTCTTCACCCGCCACCTCATGCCGCGCTGA
- a CDS encoding GHMP family kinase ATP-binding protein, which produces MTATGSVAGFAPVRVGSVRGAVPSVPPAAGIEGRVRLRYPNRLNAMALDPSKVLPGAGSYPAGELVFVTDLFTSVEVQATASGDGVEIAADSARPVLGRHAALLMRQVLGLTGGMRITIRSHPLPPHVGLGSSSAVLSAVAAAINELCGRPLDHRTLMRLLVDNHGEEIDGNDDEIMPVQCIGGSAAAGLVPGAIQVVSGNAVALLAAPAPAGHTIVLAVPPDLRSWDASESLRAEAENFDGFLETGRRYAPQIAYRLLHECWPDLVTGTPRTLGQLVFDYRFEMGSIRNCAFSHPRLLQYAEQVRQLFESEQAAVLSLSSVGPLFFALTEQPDAVAAGFEAAGLTTFRAMPWDQGYLIDECTVKRHARDG; this is translated from the coding sequence ATGACCGCGACCGGTAGTGTGGCGGGCTTCGCCCCCGTACGGGTGGGTTCGGTGCGCGGCGCAGTCCCGTCCGTGCCACCCGCCGCCGGAATCGAGGGCCGGGTGCGCCTGCGCTACCCGAACCGGCTCAACGCGATGGCACTGGACCCGAGCAAGGTGCTGCCCGGCGCCGGCTCCTACCCCGCCGGTGAGCTGGTCTTCGTCACCGACCTCTTCACGAGCGTCGAGGTCCAGGCCACGGCGTCCGGCGACGGCGTCGAGATCGCCGCCGACAGTGCCCGGCCGGTCCTGGGGCGCCACGCCGCGCTGCTGATGCGCCAGGTCCTGGGCCTCACCGGCGGAATGCGGATCACGATCCGCTCGCACCCGCTGCCTCCGCACGTCGGTCTCGGCAGCAGCAGCGCCGTCCTCTCGGCCGTGGCCGCGGCGATCAACGAACTGTGCGGTCGGCCGCTGGACCACCGGACGCTGATGCGGCTGCTGGTCGACAACCACGGCGAGGAGATCGACGGCAACGACGACGAGATCATGCCGGTCCAGTGCATCGGCGGCTCGGCCGCCGCCGGTCTGGTACCCGGCGCGATCCAGGTGGTCTCCGGAAACGCCGTCGCGCTGCTGGCCGCCCCCGCGCCGGCCGGGCACACGATCGTGCTCGCCGTACCACCGGACCTGCGCAGCTGGGACGCCTCGGAGAGCCTTCGCGCCGAGGCGGAGAACTTCGACGGGTTCCTGGAGACCGGCCGCCGCTACGCGCCGCAGATCGCCTACCGGTTGCTGCACGAGTGCTGGCCCGACCTGGTCACCGGCACTCCGCGCACCCTCGGGCAGCTCGTCTTCGACTACCGGTTCGAGATGGGCAGCATCCGCAACTGCGCCTTCTCGCACCCCCGCCTGCTGCAGTACGCGGAGCAGGTGCGGCAGCTGTTCGAGTCGGAACAGGCCGCCGTGCTCAGCCTGTCCTCCGTCGGGCCGCTCTTCTTCGCTCTCACCGAGCAGCCCGACGCCGTCGCGGCCGGCTTCGAAGCCGCGGGCCTCACCACGTTCCGCGCGATGCCGTGGGACCAGGGCTACCTGATCGACGAGTGCACGGTGAAGCGCCATGCGCGCGACGGGTGA
- a CDS encoding monodechloroaminopyrrolnitrin synthase PrnB family protein, with the protein MTTSFIGADQNADDLAVAAMDPLRADDVLAELPAANERADTAWMVDALADLIADFDTADVHTARAALRDLGFLAASLVRHDPDADLHGIEPTLLRLAAVADEVPRDTVYSYTTRNPVGPRRRGFLLSDEEHVFIDSVVAATQALNLAVDDLAACRDRADLDEDVLLAALGQVHDGVEVLRKNLRTVQRTITPDYFSHRLRPYFPTMDIGGKAYMGPGGAQMPLLVLDVLLLAPSEPGQLGAWHDDYLVENVLYLPPTHRAVCDDTLLAYRSGNSPLLRCLLESPRVRAEYAALLKRILRFRYPHRQVARANMAIRAEGSLGSGGYTVEALDHLIEITTSKAAVTLPLPRERRGSADDRDR; encoded by the coding sequence ATGACCACTTCCTTCATCGGCGCCGACCAGAACGCCGACGACCTCGCCGTGGCCGCGATGGACCCGCTGCGCGCCGACGACGTCCTCGCCGAACTGCCCGCCGCCAACGAGCGCGCCGACACGGCGTGGATGGTCGACGCGCTGGCCGACCTCATTGCCGACTTCGATACGGCTGACGTCCACACGGCCCGAGCCGCCCTGCGAGACCTGGGCTTCCTCGCCGCCTCACTCGTCCGGCACGATCCCGACGCCGACCTGCACGGCATCGAGCCGACACTCCTACGCCTGGCCGCCGTCGCCGACGAGGTCCCCCGCGACACCGTGTACAGCTACACCACGCGCAACCCGGTCGGCCCCCGCCGCCGCGGCTTCCTGCTCAGCGACGAAGAGCACGTGTTCATCGACTCGGTCGTCGCCGCGACCCAGGCGCTGAACCTGGCCGTCGACGACCTGGCCGCCTGCCGCGACCGCGCCGACCTCGACGAGGACGTGCTCCTCGCCGCACTCGGCCAGGTGCACGACGGGGTCGAGGTCCTGCGCAAGAACCTGCGTACGGTCCAGCGGACGATCACCCCCGACTACTTCTCGCACCGGCTCCGGCCCTACTTCCCGACGATGGACATCGGCGGGAAGGCCTACATGGGTCCCGGCGGCGCCCAGATGCCACTGCTCGTCCTCGACGTGCTTCTGCTCGCGCCGAGCGAACCGGGGCAGCTCGGCGCGTGGCACGACGACTATCTCGTGGAGAACGTGCTCTACCTGCCGCCCACCCACCGGGCGGTGTGCGACGACACGCTCCTGGCGTACCGCAGCGGCAACTCGCCGCTGCTGCGCTGCCTGCTCGAGTCGCCCCGGGTGCGCGCGGAGTATGCCGCGCTGCTCAAGCGCATCCTGCGCTTCCGCTACCCCCACCGCCAGGTGGCCCGGGCCAACATGGCGATCCGGGCCGAAGGCTCGCTGGGCAGCGGCGGCTACACCGTCGAGGCCCTCGACCACCTCATCGAGATCACCACCTCCAAGGCCGCGGTGACGCTGCCGTTGCCCCGAGAGCGGAGAGGAAGCGCCGATGACCGCGACCGGTAG
- a CDS encoding HAD hydrolase family protein: MPDLAFAAFDLDGTLVDERGVPLPGTIEGLARLRDRGLALLLVTGRSTVLFEALGLPEHLLELFGPRLLLDNGNVEYDRATARAAYRRALPREVVPALLAAGFTELVAELDHRYVATSRRASTWFAMAHRLPRSSIEVDPQLGGRAQVGSVLVLDRVPLPEGLLGGAVEAIPFAGTAAKLLRPAGTCKTAAVTALLAEQAGEADLKRVIAFGDGRNDRCLLASAAVGVAVADSHADAAARATMRLSGPIGDFLAAFHPETLVRRDRPDVVEDCAH, from the coding sequence GTGCCTGACCTCGCCTTCGCCGCGTTCGACCTGGACGGCACGCTGGTCGACGAGCGCGGTGTGCCGTTGCCCGGCACGATCGAAGGGCTCGCCCGGCTGCGCGACCGCGGTCTGGCACTCCTGCTGGTGACGGGACGATCGACGGTGCTGTTCGAGGCGCTCGGTCTACCCGAGCACCTCCTCGAACTGTTCGGGCCGCGCCTGCTGCTCGACAACGGCAACGTCGAGTACGACCGCGCCACCGCCCGGGCGGCATATCGCCGCGCGCTGCCCCGCGAGGTGGTGCCAGCGCTGCTCGCCGCGGGTTTCACCGAGCTGGTCGCGGAGCTGGATCACCGCTATGTCGCGACGTCCCGGCGGGCGTCCACGTGGTTCGCGATGGCACACCGGCTGCCCCGATCGTCCATCGAGGTCGACCCGCAGCTCGGCGGGAGGGCGCAGGTCGGCTCGGTGCTGGTGCTGGATCGTGTGCCGCTGCCCGAGGGGCTGTTGGGCGGGGCGGTCGAGGCGATCCCGTTCGCCGGCACCGCGGCGAAGCTGCTGCGGCCTGCGGGGACCTGCAAGACCGCCGCGGTGACGGCGTTGCTGGCCGAGCAGGCCGGTGAGGCCGACCTGAAGCGGGTCATCGCGTTCGGCGACGGGCGCAACGACCGGTGCCTGCTGGCCTCTGCGGCGGTCGGGGTCGCGGTGGCCGACAGCCACGCCGACGCCGCTGCACGCGCGACGATGCGGCTGTCGGGCCCGATCGGAGACTTCCTGGCCGCCTTCCACCCGGAGACGCTCGTCCGGCGTGACCGGCCCGACGTCGTGGAGGATTGCGCGCACTGA
- a CDS encoding class I SAM-dependent methyltransferase — MRATGDYWNRPDVVTAFATASPPGYLADIVPQGGPGAVALDVGCGGGRNLPLLAERGYRVVGLDLHAEMVLRAQGVAPGAAFCQADVAALPVANARAAVVVCHGVLHNLPRPEQVSAAIGELGRVVATAGVVSLNLFSAAHLDHRLTPLADDRHRLPNGQVMTLLPPERIAALCRGAGFQFVDGPFEYLHDADPGQRSVWRAVLRPTGTR, encoded by the coding sequence ATGCGCGCGACGGGTGACTACTGGAACCGGCCGGACGTGGTGACGGCGTTCGCCACGGCCTCGCCGCCGGGATACCTGGCCGACATCGTGCCGCAGGGCGGCCCCGGCGCGGTGGCGCTCGACGTCGGCTGCGGTGGTGGGCGGAACCTGCCGCTGCTGGCCGAACGAGGCTACCGGGTCGTCGGACTCGACCTGCACGCCGAGATGGTGCTGCGCGCACAGGGCGTCGCCCCCGGCGCCGCCTTCTGCCAGGCGGACGTCGCTGCGCTGCCGGTGGCCAACGCGCGGGCCGCGGTCGTGGTGTGTCACGGGGTCCTGCACAACCTGCCCCGGCCGGAACAGGTCTCCGCGGCCATCGGCGAGCTGGGTCGGGTCGTCGCCACCGCCGGCGTGGTGTCGCTGAACCTGTTCAGCGCGGCGCATCTGGACCACCGGCTCACCCCGCTCGCCGACGACCGGCACCGGCTCCCCAACGGACAGGTGATGACGCTGCTGCCGCCGGAGCGGATCGCCGCGCTCTGCCGTGGCGCCGGATTCCAGTTCGTCGACGGCCCGTTCGAATACCTCCACGATGCCGACCCCGGCCAGCGCTCAGTCTGGCGGGCCGTCCTGCGACCGACGGGGACCCGATGA
- a CDS encoding TIR domain-containing protein, protein MAVGAQPTRSDRPIDFFVSYSPADERWATWLAWEFEAAGYRTMLQAWDFVAGTNFIDFMDRGVREAAVVVAVLSERYLHSTYGKLEWQAALRADPDGTGNKLVTVRVEDCPIDGLLATITYVDLVGVTDPVQARSRVLDRIREALDGRAKPVRQPAFPHHPADPAGVLSAPVAGPPAPRRARRTPINPPPFPTAPATVPTARTALTVLQVTGPRFGRGMIEPGAPVTPGELQEHLMGDLTLLMNDEVPRPDLLVVAGNLTESGSPREFSDALSFLTGLRVLLGLEPHRLVVVPGPRDVTMAASRAYFATCEADDVDPQPPYWPKWRHYARLFDDLYQGLEDRLFDSEQPWTLFPVPDLRVVVAGLNSTVAVTHREEDRYGFLGEAQSTWFAQRLRHYQQSGWLRLGAMAHVPGPRTPYADEVAVPDGVTLRDRGSFNRLLGPMLNLLLSDAVPTGAQVDPVVPLATATRDGRAQVLRLAADGMTRWVLGRDDRREVGESTAVRWPRAEATFGAVGPAQIPDPRQPPSAERAVGDAPASTPAVLPVAPLDRLLDRLAEVCEARHDRVLVRRVTVEPPHLFVTYRADGVVRQQRVGAYVGTPTATDLDHFARRVHATDPDIASELVYDGDRVPRGLAEEAQRRGVRVLHLTEFQGLLDLREYVAAQTARLQADRLYPPGQYVPQRYRHLVGADQQVREDVVDQLLEFAAAPDGRFVLVLGDFGRGKTFALREVARRLPTAAPDLIPILVELRALDKAHSVDGLVAAHLANHGEQVIDLKAFRYMLRQGRIVLLFDGFDELVARVTYDRAADHLETLLQAAEGNAKIIVSSRTQHFKTNSQVLTALGERVGMLPHRRVLAVEDFTPAQIETFLRHRYGGDERAARERMDLLGGVRDLLGLSRNPRMLGFIANLDEGRLTAVAGAGGTFSAAALYREILEAWLDFEERRTQGVPGVPVSLRRPELWRAVSRLAFQLWESGESYLRLAELAEAAGQLSGLAESQLSGSQATHAVGAGSLLVRTDDGLFGFIHTSVMEWLVAAGTAAQLNEGEEPSALAARPLSTLAVEFLGDLADPARCTAWTSRVLGDEAAGETVRANALRLSARLRLPDRADLRGAVLRGEDLSHRELAEADLTGADLTDTRLVATNLTGARLTHARLRGARLDQARLTGADLSGADLAGARLFRADLRDVRVAGSSWHRAALIDVSAHPALLRAPELRGAVVAPGRPVTPGLAPSAVGVSYGFEVGRLPLPAAYSPDGTVLAVGSDDGGVLICDTTTGLPVRTLQGHRGRVYAVRFDAASHHLVTGSADLSVRLWDADHGDVRHVIEDVFAGWVWPLLTDGARGRLVVGDAAGVVRLYDTRTARLLQEWPGHAAPVWGTSFSPDGRRVVVVDSSGAVRGWDIASGDLAFEVREPEVVYRVVHTPDGRSLVAVGQHGRVWIRRAADGELLRQPRGHEADVYALDVHPDGGLMATGDTHGALRLWEVETGRPVRVLDRQRGAIYSVRFNADGTMLATAASDGAIQLWTTAEGQLRHELSRHRGSVWPVVWRPDQAQVATSSNDGTTRLWDTRTGQLQHTLRGHGRRVTSLSFRDDGEVLAACGNDGVVRLWEPRTGRLVRQFASPADRLLSAVFCPGEPLVAAPSGDGGVHLWNTDTGIDERELNVDTDHVWAAAFSPDGDALATANDDDTVRLWYRRTGRHFATLAPHRGRVRAVAFSPDGETIATGCDDHLVRLWDAATATCRHTLELHTDRVYAVCFNSEGTLLASASNDGTAVVWDALTGERRVVLTEHTGRLWSCAFSPNGALLATAGDDLIIRLWDPGTGRLHGTLAAHTRRVWSVAFSPDSSMLASAGDDGTVRLWDVVDPEHAQLRATLIGLPDGWAAVSPDGRYKLDGDPGGQFWHVIGTCRFEVGELDPYLTQVRRLPVDAPF, encoded by the coding sequence GTGGCTGTAGGCGCGCAACCGACCCGGTCCGACCGCCCCATCGACTTCTTCGTCAGCTACTCGCCCGCCGACGAGCGCTGGGCGACGTGGTTGGCGTGGGAGTTCGAGGCCGCCGGCTACCGCACGATGCTCCAGGCGTGGGACTTCGTGGCCGGCACCAACTTCATCGACTTCATGGACCGGGGGGTCCGGGAGGCTGCGGTCGTGGTGGCCGTCCTGTCCGAACGCTACCTGCACTCCACGTACGGCAAGCTCGAGTGGCAGGCGGCGCTGCGCGCCGATCCGGACGGCACCGGCAACAAACTGGTCACCGTCCGGGTGGAGGACTGCCCGATCGACGGCCTGCTCGCCACCATCACGTACGTCGACCTGGTCGGGGTCACCGACCCGGTGCAGGCGCGTTCCCGGGTGCTGGACCGGATCCGGGAGGCGCTCGACGGCCGCGCGAAGCCCGTCCGGCAACCCGCCTTCCCGCACCATCCGGCCGACCCGGCCGGGGTGCTCTCCGCGCCCGTGGCCGGCCCGCCCGCGCCCCGCCGGGCCCGCCGTACGCCGATCAACCCGCCACCGTTCCCCACCGCCCCGGCGACGGTGCCGACCGCGCGGACGGCGCTGACCGTGCTCCAGGTGACCGGCCCGCGGTTCGGTCGGGGCATGATCGAGCCGGGCGCCCCGGTCACCCCGGGGGAGCTCCAGGAACACCTGATGGGTGATCTGACCCTGCTGATGAACGACGAGGTCCCCCGACCCGACCTGTTGGTGGTGGCGGGCAACCTGACCGAGTCCGGCAGTCCCCGCGAGTTCTCCGACGCGCTGAGTTTCCTCACCGGGCTGCGGGTGCTGCTCGGGTTGGAGCCGCACCGCCTGGTCGTGGTGCCCGGCCCGCGCGACGTGACCATGGCCGCGAGCCGCGCGTACTTCGCCACCTGCGAGGCGGACGACGTCGACCCGCAGCCGCCGTACTGGCCGAAGTGGCGGCACTACGCGCGGCTCTTCGACGACCTCTACCAGGGTCTGGAGGACCGGCTCTTCGACAGCGAGCAACCGTGGACGCTGTTCCCGGTGCCGGACCTGCGGGTGGTGGTGGCCGGGTTGAACTCCACCGTCGCCGTCACCCACCGCGAGGAGGACCGCTACGGCTTCCTCGGCGAGGCCCAGTCCACCTGGTTCGCCCAGCGGCTGCGTCACTACCAGCAGTCCGGCTGGCTGCGGCTGGGCGCGATGGCGCACGTTCCCGGCCCGCGCACCCCGTACGCCGACGAGGTCGCGGTCCCGGACGGGGTGACGCTGCGCGACCGGGGATCGTTCAACCGCCTGCTCGGGCCGATGCTCAACCTCCTGCTCTCCGACGCCGTGCCGACCGGTGCCCAGGTCGACCCGGTGGTGCCGCTGGCCACCGCGACCCGCGACGGCCGGGCGCAGGTGCTCCGGCTCGCCGCCGACGGGATGACCCGCTGGGTGCTCGGCCGCGACGACCGGCGCGAGGTGGGCGAGTCGACGGCCGTGCGCTGGCCCCGGGCGGAGGCGACGTTCGGTGCTGTCGGGCCGGCCCAGATTCCGGACCCGCGGCAGCCCCCCTCCGCCGAGAGAGCCGTCGGGGACGCGCCGGCCAGCACGCCGGCCGTGCTCCCGGTGGCGCCGCTGGACCGGCTGCTCGACCGGCTGGCCGAGGTCTGCGAGGCGCGCCACGACCGGGTGCTGGTGCGTCGGGTGACGGTCGAGCCGCCGCACCTGTTCGTCACCTACCGCGCCGACGGGGTGGTCCGGCAGCAGCGGGTCGGGGCGTACGTCGGCACCCCGACCGCCACGGACCTCGACCACTTCGCCCGGCGGGTGCACGCCACCGACCCGGACATCGCGTCCGAGTTGGTCTACGACGGCGACCGGGTCCCGCGCGGACTGGCCGAGGAGGCACAGCGGCGCGGCGTACGGGTGCTGCACCTGACCGAGTTCCAGGGGCTGCTCGATCTGCGTGAGTACGTCGCCGCGCAGACCGCCCGGTTGCAGGCCGACCGGCTCTACCCGCCCGGCCAGTACGTGCCGCAGCGCTACCGCCACCTGGTCGGCGCCGACCAGCAGGTCCGCGAGGACGTGGTGGACCAGCTGCTCGAGTTCGCCGCCGCGCCGGACGGCCGGTTCGTGCTGGTGCTCGGCGACTTCGGCCGGGGCAAGACGTTCGCGTTGCGCGAGGTGGCCCGCCGGTTGCCGACGGCCGCCCCCGACCTGATCCCGATCCTGGTGGAGTTGCGTGCGCTGGACAAGGCGCACTCGGTCGACGGGCTGGTCGCGGCGCACCTGGCCAACCACGGCGAGCAGGTGATCGACCTGAAGGCGTTCCGCTACATGCTCCGGCAGGGGCGGATCGTCCTGCTCTTCGACGGCTTCGACGAGTTGGTGGCCCGGGTCACCTACGACCGGGCGGCGGACCACCTGGAGACGCTGCTCCAGGCGGCCGAGGGGAACGCCAAGATCATCGTTAGTAGTCGCACCCAGCACTTCAAGACCAACTCGCAGGTGCTCACCGCCCTCGGTGAGCGGGTGGGCATGCTGCCGCACCGGCGGGTACTGGCCGTCGAGGACTTCACCCCCGCGCAGATCGAGACCTTCCTGCGGCACCGCTACGGCGGGGACGAGCGGGCGGCCCGGGAGCGGATGGACCTGCTCGGCGGGGTACGGGACCTGCTCGGCCTCTCTCGTAACCCGCGCATGCTCGGCTTCATCGCCAACCTCGACGAGGGACGGCTGACCGCCGTGGCCGGTGCGGGCGGCACGTTCAGCGCCGCCGCGCTCTACCGGGAGATCCTGGAAGCCTGGCTGGACTTCGAGGAGCGGCGCACCCAGGGCGTGCCGGGTGTGCCGGTCAGCCTGCGCCGTCCCGAGCTGTGGCGCGCGGTGAGCCGGTTGGCCTTCCAGCTCTGGGAGAGCGGGGAGTCGTACCTGCGCCTGGCCGAGCTGGCCGAGGCCGCCGGGCAGTTGTCCGGGCTGGCAGAGTCCCAGCTCTCCGGATCGCAGGCGACGCACGCGGTGGGTGCGGGCAGTCTGCTGGTCCGCACCGACGACGGCCTGTTCGGCTTCATCCACACCTCCGTGATGGAGTGGCTGGTCGCCGCGGGGACCGCCGCCCAGCTCAATGAGGGCGAGGAGCCGTCGGCCCTGGCGGCGCGCCCGCTGTCGACGCTGGCCGTGGAGTTCCTCGGCGACCTCGCCGACCCGGCCCGCTGCACCGCCTGGACGTCCCGGGTGCTGGGCGACGAGGCAGCCGGCGAGACGGTTCGGGCCAACGCGTTGCGGCTCAGCGCCCGGCTGCGGCTGCCCGACCGGGCCGACCTCCGTGGCGCGGTGCTGCGCGGTGAGGACCTGTCCCACCGGGAGTTGGCCGAGGCGGACCTGACCGGCGCGGACCTGACCGACACCCGCCTGGTCGCCACCAACCTGACCGGGGCCCGGCTGACCCACGCCCGGTTGCGCGGCGCCCGCCTGGACCAGGCTCGCCTCACCGGGGCCGACCTGAGCGGGGCCGATCTGGCCGGAGCCCGACTGTTCCGGGCCGACCTGCGTGACGTGCGGGTGGCCGGCAGCAGTTGGCACCGGGCCGCGCTGATCGACGTGAGTGCCCACCCGGCGCTGCTGCGCGCGCCGGAGCTGCGCGGCGCCGTGGTCGCCCCGGGCCGTCCGGTGACACCGGGCCTGGCCCCGTCCGCCGTGGGCGTCTCGTACGGCTTCGAGGTGGGCCGGCTGCCGTTGCCGGCGGCGTACAGCCCGGACGGCACGGTGCTCGCCGTGGGCAGCGACGACGGAGGGGTGCTGATCTGCGACACCACCACCGGCCTTCCGGTGCGGACCCTGCAGGGCCACCGGGGCCGGGTGTACGCGGTCCGATTCGACGCCGCCTCGCACCACCTGGTCACCGGCTCGGCCGACCTCAGCGTACGACTGTGGGACGCGGACCACGGCGACGTGCGGCACGTGATCGAGGACGTCTTCGCCGGCTGGGTGTGGCCGCTGCTCACCGACGGCGCCCGGGGCCGGCTGGTGGTGGGCGACGCGGCCGGTGTGGTCCGGCTCTACGACACCCGGACCGCCCGGCTGCTCCAGGAATGGCCCGGGCACGCCGCGCCCGTCTGGGGCACCTCGTTCAGCCCGGACGGGCGGCGGGTCGTGGTCGTGGACAGTTCCGGCGCGGTCCGTGGCTGGGACATCGCGTCGGGCGACCTCGCCTTCGAGGTGCGGGAGCCGGAGGTGGTCTACCGGGTGGTGCACACCCCGGACGGTCGGTCGCTGGTCGCCGTCGGACAGCACGGCCGGGTGTGGATCCGCCGGGCCGCCGACGGGGAGCTGCTGCGCCAGCCGCGCGGCCACGAGGCCGACGTCTACGCCCTCGACGTGCACCCCGACGGCGGGCTGATGGCAACCGGCGACACGCATGGCGCGCTGCGGCTGTGGGAGGTGGAGACCGGCCGCCCGGTCCGGGTGCTGGACCGGCAGCGTGGCGCCATCTACAGCGTCCGGTTCAACGCCGACGGCACCATGCTCGCCACGGCCGCCAGCGACGGCGCGATCCAGCTCTGGACCACCGCCGAGGGCCAGCTCCGGCACGAGCTGAGCCGGCACCGTGGCTCGGTCTGGCCGGTGGTGTGGCGGCCGGACCAGGCCCAGGTGGCGACCAGCAGCAACGACGGCACCACCCGCCTCTGGGACACGCGGACGGGGCAGCTTCAGCACACCCTGCGTGGGCACGGGCGGCGGGTCACCTCGCTGTCCTTCCGCGACGACGGCGAGGTGCTGGCCGCCTGCGGCAACGACGGTGTGGTGCGGCTGTGGGAGCCACGCACCGGGCGGCTGGTCCGGCAGTTCGCCAGCCCGGCCGACCGGCTGCTCTCCGCCGTGTTCTGTCCGGGTGAGCCGCTGGTCGCCGCACCGAGCGGGGACGGCGGCGTGCACCTGTGGAACACCGACACCGGAATCGACGAACGCGAGCTGAACGTGGACACCGACCATGTCTGGGCGGCCGCGTTCAGCCCGGACGGCGATGCGCTGGCCACCGCCAACGACGATGACACGGTCCGACTGTGGTACCGACGTACCGGCCGGCACTTCGCCACCCTCGCCCCGCACCGGGGCCGGGTCCGGGCGGTGGCGTTCAGCCCGGACGGCGAGACCATCGCCACCGGCTGCGACGACCACCTCGTCCGGCTCTGGGACGCGGCCACCGCGACCTGTCGCCACACGTTGGAGCTGCACACCGACCGTGTGTACGCGGTGTGCTTCAACAGCGAGGGGACGCTGCTCGCCAGCGCCAGCAACGACGGCACCGCCGTGGTGTGGGACGCGCTGACCGGCGAACGGCGCGTGGTGCTCACCGAGCACACCGGCCGGCTCTGGTCCTGTGCGTTCAGCCCGAACGGCGCGCTGCTCGCCACCGCCGGGGACGACCTGATCATCCGGCTGTGGGATCCGGGCACCGGTCGGCTGCACGGCACCCTGGCCGCGCACACCCGGCGGGTCTGGTCGGTGGCGTTCAGCCCGGACAGCAGCATGCTGGCCAGCGCCGGTGACGACGGCACCGTCCGGCTCTGGGACGTCGTGGACCCGGAGCACGCTCAGCTGCGCGCCACCCTGATCGGCCTGCCGGACGGCTGGGCTGCGGTCAGCCCGGACGGGCGCTACAAGCTGGACGGTGATCCGGGCGGTCAGTTCTGGCACGTCATCGGCACCTGCCGGTTCGAGGTGGGCGAGCTGGACCCCTACCTGACGCAGGTGCGTCGACTCCCGGTGGACGCCCCGTTCTGA